In a genomic window of Helianthus annuus cultivar XRQ/B chromosome 10, HanXRQr2.0-SUNRISE, whole genome shotgun sequence:
- the LOC118482586 gene encoding uncharacterized protein LOC118482586, whose protein sequence is MQKRERERRRRRRGRRLRDGGDDDGSTWSDIHFRLVTRVESGSCFDSVWFGSWLSLAPIQFWFSVCFDSRSSVQIRIDLVQIRFSRVQSVWFDARVKPGQTWSTEVSMHSGDLGVPPSKSFTLVNTWIIGRLSNYVDSQDVEESS, encoded by the exons ATgcagaagagagagagagagaggcgacGAAGAAGACGAGGCCGACGCCTTCGTGACGGCGGCGACGACGACGGTAGTACCTGGTCCGACATACATTTTCG TTTAGTTACTCGGGTCGAGTCTGGTTCGTGTTTCGACTCAGTTTGGTTTGGATCTTGGCTCAGCTTAGCTCCGATTCAGTTTTGGTTCTCGGTTTGTTTCGACTCACGCAGTTCGGTTCAGATTCGGATCGATTTGGTTCAGATCCGGTTCAGTCGAGTTCAATCG GTTTGGTTCGATGCCCGGGTCAAACCTGGTCAAACTTGGTCAACTGAGGTCTCGATGCACTCG ggtgacctcggtgttccacCCTCCAAATCTTTTAcgctcgtcaacacttggataatcggaagacttagcaattat gttgacagTCAAGATGTTGaagaatcaagttag